The region CCTATAGATAAGTTTTTTTGTCCAGATAAGAAGTATAATCTTTTATTGCTTCTTCAAGTGAAGTGAATTTATGTTTACACCCGCAGGCGCTTAATTTATCCATCTTGGCTTGAGTATAATATTGATACTGCCCCTTTATTTCAGGCGGCATTTCAATATATTCTATTTTTGGGGATTTTCCTAAAGACGAGAACATGGAAAGCGCCACATCGTTCCAACTGCGCGCTTTTCCGGTACCTAAGTTATAAATTCCTGTCTTATCTAGATTCTTATAAAAATAATACATGACTTCAACAGCGTCTTTGACGTAAATAAAATCCCTTTTCTGCTCACCGTCTTTATAACCTTCGCAATAAGATTTAAAAAGCCGCATTGACTTGCCCTCTTTTAATTCATCAAAACGCTTGCAGATAACACTCATCATCTCTTTTTTATGGTATTCATTTGGGCCAAAGACATTGAAAAACTTTAATCCCACAGCTTTCTTAAGTAGATCATTCCGCAACAGCCACAGATCAAAGAG is a window of Candidatus Omnitrophota bacterium DNA encoding:
- the rfaD gene encoding ADP-glyceromanno-heptose 6-epimerase, encoding MAKREITILTGGAGFIGSCFLWKLNQQGVSDIIVVDNLDSGDKWKNLSGKKFIDYIQKNDFLDILESGKLPEIKTVVHMGACSSTILNDASYFLKNNYEYSKRLALWAFSHKAKFIYASSAATYGDGCLGYDDAEKSLSGLQPLNIYGYTKHLFDLWLLRNDLLKKAVGLKFFNVFGPNEYHKKEMMSVICKRFDELKEGKSMRLFKSYCEGYKDGEQKRDFIYVKDAVEVMYYFYKNLDKTGIYNLGTGKARSWNDVALSMFSSLGKSPKIEYIEMPPEIKGQYQYYTQAKMDKLSACGCKHKFTSLEEAIKDYTSYLDKKTYL